The following coding sequences are from one Pseudonocardia sp. EC080619-01 window:
- a CDS encoding FGGY-family carbohydrate kinase, with protein sequence MRVYLGVDIGTSGSKGVVADAGGRVLARADRAHETAQPRPGWVEHDAETIWWGDFTAVVRELLAAVPDAEPAGLGVSGIGPTLLPADADGRPLRPAILYGVDTRAAAEIDELTAEIGADRILARAGTALSSQAVGPKWRWLARHEPEVFERTSLFLMCSSYLVHRLTGEYVLDHHSASQCDPMYDLAAADWARDWAEAVAPGIALPRLLWPTEVAGHVTAAAAAATGLPEGLPVTAGTVDAWAEATSAGVTSPGEVMVMYGTTMFLIEVIDRPRPHPAMWTTRGVVPGTHTLAGGMATSGAITNWLRDLTGSDFAELVGEAGTVPPGSGGLLLLPYFAGERTPLFDPDARGILAGLTTGHTRGEVYRAALEGIAHGVRHNLEVMREAGGGTKRLVAVGGGVQGGLWTRIVTDVTGVPQDVPEQTVGAAFGDAWLAAVATGADPDLRRWNPVARTIEPDPVAREVYDRFHPHYRSLYTATRETAHFLSHERRRAYRA encoded by the coding sequence ATGCGCGTGTATCTGGGCGTCGACATCGGCACGTCGGGCTCGAAGGGTGTCGTCGCCGACGCCGGTGGCCGGGTCCTCGCCCGCGCCGACCGCGCGCACGAGACCGCACAGCCCCGGCCCGGCTGGGTCGAGCACGACGCGGAGACGATCTGGTGGGGTGACTTCACCGCCGTCGTCCGCGAGCTGCTCGCCGCCGTCCCCGACGCCGAGCCGGCCGGTCTGGGCGTCTCCGGGATCGGCCCCACGCTGCTGCCCGCCGACGCCGACGGCCGGCCGCTGCGCCCCGCGATCCTCTACGGCGTCGACACCCGGGCCGCCGCCGAGATCGACGAGCTCACCGCGGAGATCGGCGCCGACCGCATCCTGGCCCGGGCCGGGACCGCGCTGTCGTCCCAGGCGGTGGGTCCGAAGTGGCGCTGGCTGGCGCGGCACGAGCCGGAGGTGTTCGAGCGCACGTCGCTGTTCCTGATGTGCTCGTCCTACCTGGTGCACCGGCTGACCGGCGAGTACGTGCTCGACCACCACTCGGCCAGCCAGTGCGACCCGATGTACGACCTGGCCGCCGCGGACTGGGCGCGGGACTGGGCCGAGGCCGTCGCCCCCGGGATCGCGCTGCCCCGCCTCCTGTGGCCGACCGAGGTGGCCGGGCACGTCACCGCCGCCGCGGCGGCCGCGACCGGGCTGCCGGAGGGCCTGCCCGTCACCGCGGGCACGGTCGACGCGTGGGCCGAGGCGACCAGCGCCGGCGTCACCTCCCCCGGCGAGGTGATGGTCATGTACGGCACCACGATGTTCCTGATCGAGGTGATCGACCGGCCCCGCCCGCACCCGGCGATGTGGACCACCCGGGGCGTCGTCCCGGGCACGCACACCCTGGCCGGGGGGATGGCGACCTCCGGTGCGATCACGAACTGGCTGCGCGACCTGACCGGCTCCGACTTCGCCGAGCTCGTCGGCGAGGCCGGCACGGTGCCACCGGGCAGCGGTGGGCTGCTGCTCCTGCCGTACTTCGCGGGCGAGCGCACCCCACTGTTCGACCCGGACGCCCGCGGGATCCTCGCGGGGCTCACCACCGGTCACACCCGGGGCGAGGTCTACCGGGCGGCGCTGGAGGGCATCGCGCACGGCGTGCGGCACAACCTGGAGGTCATGCGGGAGGCCGGCGGCGGGACCAAGCGTCTGGTCGCCGTCGGCGGCGGGGTCCAGGGTGGACTGTGGACCCGGATCGTCACCGATGTGACGGGTGTGCCGCAGGACGTGCCGGAGCAGACCGTCGGCGCCGCGTTCGGCGACGCCTGGCTGGCCGCCGTCGCGACCGGGGCCGATCCGGACCTGCGCCGCTGGAACCCGGTGGCCCGCACCATCGAACCGGACCCGGTCGCGCGCGAGGTGTACGACCGGTTCCACCCGCACTACCGTTCGCTCTACACCGCGACCCGGGAGACCGCGCACTTCCTGTCCCACGAGCGGCGCCGCGCCTACCGGGCGTGA
- a CDS encoding YkvA family protein — protein sequence MSAASATSRRAGRTAAFTALFRALTRRGGPGEPGPAARVRALPCMVGDAWRGTYPHLGKGRMATFLLALAYLVSPVDLVPEAFLAVLGLTDDAVVAMWLGGALLVEADRYLGWRRSAPVVIDGGQVAQFDRT from the coding sequence ATGAGCGCTGCATCCGCCACGTCCCGCCGGGCCGGTCGTACGGCCGCGTTCACCGCGCTGTTCCGGGCGCTGACCCGTCGCGGCGGTCCCGGTGAGCCCGGCCCCGCCGCCCGGGTCAGGGCCCTGCCGTGCATGGTCGGCGACGCCTGGCGCGGTACCTACCCGCACCTGGGCAAGGGCCGGATGGCCACGTTCCTGCTGGCACTGGCCTACCTGGTCTCGCCGGTCGACCTCGTGCCCGAGGCGTTCCTGGCCGTGCTGGGCCTCACCGACGACGCCGTCGTCGCCATGTGGCTGGGCGGGGCCCTGCTGGTCGAGGCCGACCGCTACCTCGGCTGGCGCCGGAGCGCCCCCGTCGTGATCGACGGCGGTCAGGTCGCGCAGTTCGACCGGACGTAG
- a CDS encoding DUF4190 domain-containing protein, with protein sequence MSSDDRDPRPGGTPGDDAPGGAGYGPGAAGPPPWAAGPPGYGGPPGPYPGWGPAYPPPRPTNGMAIASLVLGILWLYGLGSILALVLGYVAKRQIAERGEQGGGLATAGIVLGWIGVAVLVVAIVFFVGIAAFGMAGNSY encoded by the coding sequence GTGAGCAGTGACGACCGCGACCCACGGCCGGGCGGGACGCCCGGGGACGACGCACCCGGCGGCGCCGGGTACGGCCCCGGGGCCGCGGGCCCGCCACCGTGGGCTGCCGGCCCACCGGGGTACGGGGGACCGCCCGGCCCGTACCCCGGCTGGGGCCCCGCCTACCCGCCGCCCCGCCCGACGAACGGCATGGCGATCGCCTCGCTCGTCCTCGGGATCCTCTGGCTGTACGGGCTCGGGAGCATCCTCGCCCTGGTGCTGGGCTACGTCGCGAAGCGGCAGATCGCGGAACGTGGCGAGCAGGGCGGCGGCCTGGCCACCGCGGGGATCGTGCTCGGCTGGATCGGCGTCGCCGTCCTGGTCGTGGCGATCGTGTTCTTCGTCGGGATCGCCGCGTTCGGGATGGCGGGCAACAGCTACTGA
- a CDS encoding M23 family metallopeptidase, whose amino-acid sequence MAGAGGIGGTFPAGPHVRHARTAGWSVPRDPAGTSRSAGSRDTGSSVSTSAKVVAAVVAVGGLAGAAHATTGGAELPSPAAWFQGLSSEAPAEAAVPAPRAPVDSAPAATPIADASTIAALATPAAAGGSVAARTVTAAPAAHTGAAEAVQSASASVGEVQKAAAERARAAEAARAAGATGSLQSASAGGAVSIVTGRVTSGFGTRWGTGHMGMDVAAPIGTPIHVPLAGTVISSGPASGFGMWVRVQHDDGTVTVYGHINRSLVSVGEKVSAGQQIAEVGNRGQSTGPHLHIEVVDPSGTKINPKPWLDANGFSYT is encoded by the coding sequence GTGGCAGGAGCCGGTGGCATCGGCGGCACCTTCCCGGCCGGACCGCACGTCCGGCACGCCCGCACCGCGGGCTGGTCCGTCCCCCGTGACCCCGCCGGGACCTCCCGCTCCGCCGGCTCCCGGGACACGGGCTCCTCCGTCTCGACGTCGGCGAAGGTCGTCGCGGCCGTCGTCGCGGTCGGCGGGCTCGCCGGCGCCGCGCACGCGACGACGGGCGGCGCCGAGCTGCCCTCCCCGGCGGCCTGGTTCCAGGGGCTGTCGTCCGAGGCCCCCGCCGAGGCCGCCGTACCGGCGCCGCGGGCCCCGGTGGACTCCGCCCCGGCGGCGACGCCGATCGCCGACGCGAGCACCATCGCCGCGCTGGCCACCCCGGCCGCCGCGGGTGGCTCGGTCGCCGCACGGACCGTCACCGCGGCTCCCGCCGCGCACACCGGCGCCGCCGAGGCCGTGCAGAGCGCGTCGGCGTCGGTCGGCGAGGTGCAGAAGGCCGCCGCCGAGCGTGCGCGCGCCGCCGAGGCCGCCCGCGCCGCCGGTGCGACCGGCTCGCTGCAGTCCGCCTCCGCGGGCGGCGCGGTGTCGATCGTGACCGGGCGTGTCACCTCCGGGTTCGGCACCCGGTGGGGCACCGGCCACATGGGAATGGACGTCGCCGCGCCGATCGGGACGCCGATCCACGTCCCGCTGGCGGGCACCGTGATCAGCTCCGGTCCCGCCAGCGGGTTCGGCATGTGGGTCCGCGTGCAGCACGACGACGGCACCGTCACCGTGTACGGCCACATCAACCGTTCCCTGGTGTCGGTCGGGGAGAAGGTCTCGGCCGGTCAGCAGATCGCCGAGGTCGGCAACCGGGGCCAGTCCACCGGCCCGCACCTGCACATCGAGGTCGTCGACCCGAGCGGGACGAAGATCAACCCGAAGCCGTGGCTGGACGCCAACGGGTTCTCCTACACCTGA
- a CDS encoding RtcB family protein, with translation MFTLTGTAAPVRLWTDPESVEPGALTQLRNCAALPWTHGVAVMPDVHQGYGATVGSVVAMRDAVSPGAVGVDIGCGMSAVRTDLTAADLPDSLARVRSQVERDVPVGRAGHRDGPDLARLGIEDGYDWTAFWTGFDRLHHLRDASWTSEDALRTKAHRQLGSLGSGNHFLELCTDGDGRVWLMLHSGSRGIGDVLANLHIEKAKELPHNQDLPDRDLAVFLSGTPQMDAYRADLFWAQEYARLNRHVMMRLFEAALARALGRPVAFEPEVSCHHNYVSEETYDGVELVVTRKGAISTEGGRRGIIPGSMGTGSFIVSGLAAPESYCSASHGAGRRMSRGAARRQFSVADLQAQTEGVECRKDAGVLDEIPGAYKDLDTVMSEQTDLVRVEHRLRTILCVKG, from the coding sequence ATGTTCACCCTCACCGGCACCGCCGCACCGGTCCGTCTCTGGACGGACCCGGAGTCGGTCGAGCCGGGCGCACTGACCCAGCTGCGCAACTGCGCGGCGCTGCCCTGGACGCACGGCGTCGCCGTCATGCCGGACGTGCACCAGGGCTACGGCGCGACCGTGGGCTCGGTCGTCGCCATGCGCGACGCCGTCTCCCCGGGCGCCGTCGGCGTCGACATCGGGTGCGGCATGTCCGCGGTCCGCACCGACCTGACCGCGGCCGACCTCCCCGACTCGCTCGCACGCGTCCGGTCGCAGGTCGAGCGGGACGTCCCGGTCGGGCGCGCCGGCCACCGCGACGGCCCCGACCTGGCCCGCCTCGGCATCGAGGACGGCTACGACTGGACGGCGTTCTGGACCGGGTTCGACCGGCTGCACCACCTGCGCGACGCGTCGTGGACCAGCGAGGACGCGCTCCGCACGAAGGCACACCGGCAGCTCGGCTCGCTCGGCTCCGGAAACCACTTCCTCGAGCTGTGCACCGACGGCGACGGCCGGGTCTGGCTGATGCTGCACTCCGGCTCGCGCGGGATCGGCGACGTCCTCGCGAACCTGCACATCGAGAAGGCGAAGGAGCTGCCGCACAACCAGGACCTGCCCGACCGCGACCTCGCCGTGTTCCTGTCCGGGACACCGCAGATGGACGCCTACCGGGCCGACCTCTTCTGGGCACAGGAGTACGCCCGGCTCAACCGGCACGTGATGATGCGGCTGTTCGAGGCGGCGCTCGCCCGCGCACTGGGCCGGCCGGTGGCATTCGAGCCCGAGGTGTCCTGCCACCACAACTACGTGTCCGAGGAGACCTACGACGGTGTCGAGCTCGTCGTGACCCGCAAGGGCGCGATCTCCACCGAGGGCGGGCGCCGGGGGATCATCCCCGGGTCGATGGGGACCGGTTCCTTCATCGTCTCCGGCCTGGCGGCCCCGGAGTCGTACTGCTCGGCGTCGCACGGTGCCGGGCGGCGGATGTCGCGGGGAGCGGCGCGCCGGCAGTTCTCGGTGGCCGACCTGCAGGCCCAGACCGAGGGCGTCGAGTGCCGGAAGGACGCGGGCGTGCTCGACGAGATCCCCGGCGCCTACAAGGACCTGGACACGGTGATGTCCGAGCAGACCGACCTCGTCCGGGTGGAGCACCGGCTCCGCACGATCCTCTGTGTGAAGGGGTAG
- a CDS encoding IclR family transcriptional regulator — protein MGDAPLSTVTNAARLLKTFLTDEGPVGVSELSRRLGVGKSAVHRLVTTLAAEGLVEQDPHTGGYRLGIVVLELGRAVPLHRELHTAAAQVLFRVRAQTGGSVQVGVLVGDEVVHVDRLEGPHHPPPGAGGRVPAHRTSCGRVLLAHLDPAEREEYLAHPRIPAPRQPEDLRAGLDRVLRSGWAEVPDEQEGDVASVAAPVRDATGHVVAALAVGAPVSRFGPPERRRVARLVVEAGEAISRRLGWVPETGAGPGDR, from the coding sequence GTGGGCGACGCACCGCTGTCGACGGTCACGAACGCCGCCCGGCTGCTCAAGACCTTCCTCACCGACGAGGGCCCGGTCGGCGTCTCCGAGCTCTCGCGGCGGCTCGGCGTCGGGAAGTCCGCGGTGCACCGGCTGGTCACGACGCTGGCCGCGGAGGGGCTCGTCGAGCAGGACCCGCACACCGGCGGTTACCGGCTCGGCATCGTGGTGCTCGAGCTCGGCCGGGCGGTTCCGCTGCACCGCGAGCTGCACACCGCCGCGGCCCAGGTCCTCTTCCGGGTCCGCGCGCAGACCGGCGGGTCCGTGCAGGTCGGCGTGCTCGTCGGCGACGAGGTCGTCCACGTCGACCGGCTGGAGGGCCCCCACCACCCGCCGCCAGGGGCCGGGGGCCGCGTTCCCGCGCACCGCACCAGCTGCGGTCGCGTGCTGCTCGCCCACCTCGACCCCGCCGAGCGCGAGGAGTACCTGGCGCACCCGCGGATCCCCGCCCCCCGGCAGCCGGAGGACCTGCGCGCCGGGCTGGACCGCGTGCTGCGGTCCGGCTGGGCGGAGGTGCCGGACGAGCAGGAGGGCGACGTCGCCTCGGTCGCCGCGCCGGTCCGCGACGCGACCGGCCACGTCGTCGCCGCGCTCGCGGTGGGCGCGCCGGTGTCCCGCTTCGGCCCCCCGGAACGACGACGGGTCGCCCGCCTCGTCGTCGAGGCCGGGGAGGCGATCTCCCGCCGGCTCGGGTGGGTGCCGGAGACCGGCGCCGGGCCCGGGGACCGGTGA
- a CDS encoding glycerophosphodiester phosphodiesterase family protein, with product MRPLRRVLGTLLPVALVPAALLALAPSAVAEPQEGGPEVVAHRGASGDAPENTLAAVDEAVAQKADSVEIDVQRTADGHLVLLHDGTLTRTTDVEQVFPARALAPVGSFTLDELKQLDAGSWFGPEFAGERIPTFDEFVERAGDRAGLLIELKDPATYPGIEKEVAAALGEPRPGVVVQSFDHDAMLRFAEAAPGVPAGWLYETRPTAAELDEAKAAGVDQVNPSFRNTDAALVEAVRERGMETGVYTVNEEADMRRMLDAGVDRIITDHPGVLRGVLGG from the coding sequence GTGCGCCCCCTGCGCCGTGTGCTCGGCACGCTGCTCCCCGTCGCCCTCGTCCCGGCCGCCCTGCTGGCCCTCGCCCCGTCCGCCGTCGCGGAGCCGCAGGAGGGCGGCCCCGAGGTCGTCGCGCACCGCGGCGCGTCCGGCGACGCCCCGGAGAACACCCTCGCCGCCGTCGACGAGGCCGTCGCCCAGAAGGCGGACTCGGTCGAGATCGACGTCCAGCGCACCGCCGACGGCCACCTCGTGCTGCTGCACGACGGCACCCTGACCCGCACCACCGACGTCGAGCAGGTCTTCCCGGCCCGCGCGCTCGCCCCGGTCGGGTCCTTCACCCTCGACGAGCTGAAGCAGCTCGACGCCGGATCCTGGTTCGGTCCGGAGTTCGCCGGCGAGCGCATCCCGACCTTCGACGAGTTCGTCGAGCGGGCCGGTGACCGCGCGGGCCTGCTGATCGAGCTCAAGGACCCGGCGACCTACCCCGGCATCGAGAAGGAGGTGGCCGCCGCGCTCGGTGAGCCGCGCCCGGGCGTCGTCGTGCAGTCGTTCGACCACGACGCGATGCTGCGCTTCGCCGAGGCCGCGCCGGGGGTCCCCGCCGGGTGGCTCTACGAGACCCGCCCGACCGCCGCCGAACTCGACGAGGCGAAGGCCGCCGGGGTCGACCAGGTCAACCCGAGCTTCCGGAACACCGACGCCGCCCTGGTCGAGGCCGTCCGCGAGCGCGGCATGGAGACCGGCGTCTACACCGTGAACGAGGAGGCGGACATGCGCCGCATGCTCGACGCCGGTGTCGACCGGATCATCACCGATCACCCGGGCGTGCTGCGGGGCGTGCTCGGCGGCTGA
- the sthA gene encoding Si-specific NAD(P)(+) transhydrogenase gives MYDYDLLVIGSGPGGQKAAIAAAKLGKRVAIADRGHMMGGVCVNTGTIPSKTLREAVVYLAGLHQREMYGASYRVKAEITIDDLLARTRHVIGREIEIVRNQLLRNHVDILTGTARFTDPHTVVVEGSGRGDHNTVTASRFVIATGTRPARPDTVAFDGERVVDSDQVLELGRVPGSMVVVGAGVIGIEYASMFAALGTRVTVVEKRDSMLGFCDPEIVESLKFHLRDSAVTFRFGEEVSSVDVNGKGTVTSLVSGKKIPADMVMYSAGRQGLTEELQLAAAGLQADDRGRIEVDKQFRSSVEHIAAVGDVIGFPALASTSMDQGRLAAYHLFDEPVRELHELQPIGIYTIPEISFCGRTEAELTAAAIPYETGLARYRELARGAIVGDSYGMLKLLVSPDDHTLLGVHVFGTNATDLVHIGQAIMGCGGSVDYLVDTVLNYPTLSEAYKVAALDATNKIRALESVQGS, from the coding sequence GTGTACGACTACGACCTGTTGGTGATCGGTTCCGGGCCCGGCGGGCAGAAGGCCGCGATCGCCGCGGCGAAGCTCGGCAAGCGGGTCGCCATCGCCGACCGCGGGCACATGATGGGCGGCGTCTGCGTCAACACCGGGACGATCCCGTCGAAGACGTTGCGGGAGGCCGTCGTCTACCTGGCCGGCCTGCACCAGCGGGAGATGTACGGCGCGAGCTACCGGGTCAAGGCCGAGATCACCATCGACGACCTGCTGGCCCGGACCCGGCACGTCATCGGCCGCGAGATCGAGATCGTGCGCAACCAGCTGCTGCGCAACCACGTCGACATCCTCACCGGCACCGCGCGGTTCACCGACCCGCACACCGTCGTCGTCGAGGGTTCCGGGCGGGGCGACCACAACACCGTCACCGCGTCGAGGTTCGTGATCGCCACCGGGACCCGGCCGGCCCGCCCGGACACCGTCGCGTTCGACGGCGAGCGGGTCGTCGACTCCGACCAGGTGCTCGAGCTGGGCCGGGTGCCCGGATCGATGGTCGTCGTCGGCGCCGGGGTGATCGGCATCGAGTACGCCTCGATGTTCGCCGCGCTCGGCACCCGCGTCACCGTGGTGGAGAAGCGGGACTCGATGCTCGGCTTCTGCGACCCCGAGATCGTGGAGTCGCTGAAGTTCCACCTGCGCGACTCGGCGGTGACCTTCCGGTTCGGCGAGGAGGTGTCCTCGGTCGATGTCAACGGCAAGGGCACCGTCACCAGCCTGGTCAGCGGCAAGAAGATCCCCGCCGACATGGTCATGTACTCGGCGGGCCGGCAGGGGCTGACCGAGGAGCTGCAGCTCGCCGCAGCCGGGTTGCAGGCCGACGACCGCGGCCGGATCGAGGTGGACAAGCAGTTCCGGTCCTCGGTGGAGCACATCGCCGCGGTCGGCGACGTCATCGGGTTCCCGGCGCTCGCGTCGACCAGCATGGACCAGGGCCGGCTGGCGGCGTACCACCTGTTCGACGAGCCGGTCCGGGAGCTGCACGAGCTGCAGCCCATCGGGATCTACACGATCCCCGAGATCTCGTTCTGCGGGCGGACCGAGGCCGAGCTGACGGCCGCCGCGATCCCCTACGAGACGGGTCTGGCCCGGTACCGCGAACTCGCCCGCGGCGCGATCGTCGGCGACTCCTACGGCATGCTCAAGCTGCTGGTCTCCCCCGACGACCACACACTGCTCGGCGTGCACGTGTTCGGCACGAACGCCACCGACCTGGTGCACATCGGCCAGGCGATCATGGGCTGCGGCGGGTCGGTCGACTACCTGGTCGACACCGTCCTCAACTACCCGACGCTGTCCGAGGCGTACAAGGTGGCGGCCCTGGACGCGACGAACAAGATCCGTGCGCTGGAGTCCGTGCAGGGCTCCTGA
- the galE gene encoding UDP-glucose 4-epimerase GalE, with translation MKLLVTGGAGYVGSVCAAHLLEAGHEVVVLDDLSTGHRDAVPAGATFVEGELGSTAGDVLGAGGFDGVLHFAARSLVGESVEKPEKYWNGNVVASFRLLEAIREHAVPRLVFSSTAATYGEPEQVPITETAPTRPTNPYGASKLAIDHMITSYAAAHGLAATSLRYFNVAGAHVSGAERLGERHAVETHLIPLVLQVAAGTRESISIYGDDWPTPDGTCVRDYIHVDDLADAHLLALQHATAGRHDVYNLGSGRGFSVLEVVEACRAVSGHPIPAVVAPRRAGDPAVLVASSERAAGDLGWKPSRTELQRIVSDAWEFARGR, from the coding sequence GTGAAGCTGCTCGTCACGGGCGGGGCGGGGTACGTCGGCAGCGTGTGCGCGGCGCACCTGCTGGAGGCCGGACACGAGGTCGTCGTGCTCGACGACCTGTCGACGGGGCACCGCGACGCCGTCCCGGCCGGCGCCACGTTCGTCGAGGGCGAGCTCGGCAGCACGGCCGGTGACGTGCTCGGTGCCGGAGGGTTCGACGGCGTCCTGCACTTCGCGGCCCGCTCGCTGGTCGGCGAGTCGGTGGAGAAGCCGGAGAAGTACTGGAACGGCAACGTGGTCGCCTCCTTCCGGCTCCTGGAGGCGATCCGCGAGCACGCCGTGCCGCGGCTGGTGTTCTCCTCCACGGCCGCCACCTACGGGGAGCCGGAGCAGGTCCCGATCACGGAGACCGCACCCACCCGTCCGACCAACCCGTACGGTGCGAGCAAGCTCGCGATCGACCACATGATCACGTCGTACGCCGCGGCGCACGGCCTCGCCGCGACCAGCCTCCGGTACTTCAACGTCGCCGGGGCGCACGTGTCCGGCGCGGAGCGCCTCGGCGAGCGGCACGCGGTGGAGACGCACCTGATCCCGCTGGTCCTGCAGGTCGCCGCAGGCACCCGCGAGTCGATCTCGATCTACGGCGACGACTGGCCCACCCCGGACGGCACCTGCGTGCGGGACTACATCCACGTCGACGACCTCGCCGACGCGCACCTGCTCGCGCTGCAGCACGCGACCGCGGGCCGGCACGACGTCTACAACCTGGGCAGCGGTCGCGGCTTCTCGGTGCTGGAGGTCGTCGAGGCCTGCCGTGCGGTCAGCGGCCACCCGATCCCGGCCGTCGTCGCGCCGCGGCGGGCCGGGGACCCCGCGGTGCTGGTCGCGTCCAGCGAGCGGGCCGCCGGGGACCTGGGCTGGAAGCCGTCGCGCACCGAGCTGCAGCGGATCGTCTCCGACGCGTGGGAGTTCGCCCGCGGGCGCTGA
- a CDS encoding SGNH/GDSL hydrolase family protein: MRRLLLPLPVCALAVLLLAGLAPAAVAAPPGPAVARSDTRYVALGDSYAAGVGATPDPATGACRRSDSSYPALWAARNSPASFTNVACSGATSGEVVAKQVRTVARDTSLVTITVGGNDTGFGPVLATCSTAPDDETCFRAIRAGERAARFVAPGGLISTIVGVRLQAPDATILVLGYPRLFEPGASCDVSGVPNAARRAALNRAADTLDASLADAAQRFRGEFVDVRGAFAGHGLCSADPWINPPGRSADQALYHPTAEGYAGGYLPALTAAAART, translated from the coding sequence GTGCGCCGCCTCCTGCTCCCGCTGCCGGTCTGTGCCCTGGCGGTGCTGCTGCTCGCCGGGCTCGCGCCCGCCGCCGTCGCCGCCCCGCCCGGACCCGCCGTCGCCCGCAGCGACACCCGCTACGTCGCGCTCGGTGACTCCTACGCCGCCGGGGTCGGGGCCACCCCCGATCCCGCCACCGGCGCCTGCCGTCGCAGCGACAGCTCCTACCCCGCGCTGTGGGCGGCCCGGAACTCCCCCGCGTCGTTCACGAACGTCGCCTGCAGCGGCGCGACGAGCGGCGAGGTCGTCGCGAAGCAGGTCCGCACGGTCGCCAGGGACACCTCGCTCGTCACGATCACGGTGGGCGGCAACGACACCGGCTTCGGGCCGGTGCTGGCGACCTGCAGCACGGCGCCCGACGACGAGACCTGCTTCCGCGCGATCCGGGCCGGTGAGCGTGCCGCCCGGTTCGTCGCGCCGGGCGGCCTGATCTCGACGATCGTCGGTGTCCGGCTGCAGGCACCGGACGCGACGATCCTCGTCCTCGGCTACCCGCGGCTGTTCGAGCCCGGCGCGTCCTGCGACGTGAGCGGAGTGCCGAACGCGGCCCGGCGTGCGGCGCTCAACCGGGCCGCCGACACGCTCGACGCATCGCTCGCCGACGCGGCGCAGCGCTTCCGCGGGGAGTTCGTCGACGTCCGGGGCGCCTTCGCCGGACACGGGCTCTGCAGTGCCGACCCGTGGATCAACCCGCCGGGGAGGTCCGCCGACCAGGCTCTCTACCACCCGACCGCCGAGGGCTACGCCGGCGGCTACCTGCCCGCACTCACCGCGGCGGCCGCACGCACCTGA
- a CDS encoding DUF4192 domain-containing protein, whose product MTAHPRPDADPPPSPVHRPAGSAAPPWPAGDPPPAAGGRLRLSSPGDLVAALPVLIGFHPEDSLVLVGLAGPELRGRVGLTVRVDLPSGRDVRRVCTDAVSVLAGSGPDRAVAVVVRGRPSAAPRRARRDVALAVRRELRRAGIGPTAVLWASGTRAEDRWSCYPLPGQACGCSGTVPDPTATPVAVAAAVQGGRAVLPDRAAVRAQLDGDVTDSARRARLGSAPVLVGRPGRPDPWLLDGCLDDAAEGRLIVDDRLALGVAAALADPDFRDEALRRCLGAQAPHAEQLWAALTRALPAPERADAAALLATCALLRGDGALATLAVERALEDRPAHILATVVDTSLRGAVTPGVTPGPYAGPVGLRRLLTAAAGVPAEGDG is encoded by the coding sequence ATGACCGCACACCCCCGGCCCGACGCCGATCCGCCACCGTCTCCCGTGCACCGACCGGCCGGGAGCGCCGCTCCCCCCTGGCCAGCGGGCGACCCTCCGCCGGCCGCGGGAGGGCGGCTCCGGCTCTCCTCGCCCGGCGACCTGGTCGCCGCGCTCCCGGTGCTGATCGGCTTCCATCCGGAGGACTCGCTGGTCCTGGTCGGGCTGGCCGGGCCGGAGCTGCGGGGCCGGGTCGGCCTCACGGTGCGGGTCGACCTGCCGTCCGGGCGGGACGTGCGCCGCGTGTGCACCGACGCGGTGTCCGTGCTCGCGGGGAGCGGGCCGGACCGGGCGGTGGCCGTCGTGGTGCGGGGCCGGCCGTCCGCCGCGCCCCGGCGCGCCCGGCGCGACGTCGCGCTGGCGGTCCGGCGGGAGCTGCGGCGGGCGGGGATCGGGCCGACGGCGGTGCTGTGGGCGTCGGGCACCCGCGCCGAGGACCGCTGGAGCTGCTACCCGCTTCCCGGACAGGCCTGCGGCTGCTCCGGCACGGTCCCGGACCCGACCGCGACGCCCGTGGCGGTGGCCGCCGCGGTCCAGGGCGGCCGGGCGGTGCTGCCCGACCGGGCCGCGGTCCGCGCCCAGCTCGACGGCGACGTCACCGACTCCGCGCGCCGGGCGCGGCTCGGGTCGGCACCCGTCCTGGTGGGCAGGCCGGGCAGGCCGGACCCGTGGTTGCTCGACGGCTGCCTCGACGACGCCGCCGAGGGTCGCCTGATCGTCGACGACCGTCTCGCGCTGGGCGTCGCGGCGGCCCTCGCCGATCCGGACTTCCGCGACGAGGCGCTGCGCCGGTGCCTCGGAGCGCAGGCACCGCACGCCGAGCAGCTGTGGGCGGCACTGACCCGGGCGCTGCCGGCGCCCGAGCGGGCCGATGCGGCCGCGCTGCTGGCGACCTGCGCGCTGCTGCGTGGCGACGGGGCCCTCGCCACGCTCGCCGTGGAGCGGGCACTGGAGGACCGCCCCGCCCACATCCTGGCCACGGTCGTGGACACGTCGCTGCGGGGTGCCGTGACCCCGGGGGTGACGCCGGGTCCGTACGCCGGGCCGGTAGGGCTGCGCCGGCTGCTCACCGCGGCGGCCGGGGTCCCGGCGGAGGGCGACGGGTGA